The Raoultibacter phocaeensis genome contains a region encoding:
- a CDS encoding ASKHA domain-containing protein — translation MHLTIHDQDKTTRTIGAASGQTLLDALRSAGETMLAPCGGAGTCGRCRILVRDAEGIDYRLACQTPATDGVEIIMEDIGAMRVEGAPASPARTENAEARSEDAEAQAHGGESPRKAPSPLGLAIDIGTTTMVFYLVDLDTRKVMGATGKVNPQAAFGADVIARINAASTPEGMRMLCGLLRTCIDQGRADLCRTFGADSSRIVRTALAGNTVMEHFAAGLDPSSIGVTPFTPRSLFGAELSLYSENEGASENAYFAPAVAGYVGGDITAGLHVSGMAQREEVQLFIDIGTNGEMALGNRTRMLCCATAAGPAFEGASITFGMPAMPGAIAQASLTEKGFDIETIDGKKPLGLCGSGLLDAVACLVEAGIVDETGYLSSKDEVEATFAHLIGEEHGQTVCYLDAERRVYLTQKDIRCVQLAKAAFRAGIETMMETYGVGCGDIDTVFLAGGFGMHMRPASAERIGLIPPALGNRITALGNAAGKGAVEALFDEGKQGIEQVATRCEYLELSCSPLFNERYIEAMEFGD, via the coding sequence ATGCATCTGACCATTCACGATCAAGACAAAACGACGCGCACGATAGGGGCTGCTTCGGGTCAGACTTTGCTCGATGCCCTGAGAAGCGCGGGCGAGACGATGTTGGCTCCGTGCGGGGGCGCCGGCACCTGCGGGCGCTGCCGCATCCTCGTTCGCGACGCCGAGGGCATCGATTACCGCCTCGCCTGCCAAACTCCTGCAACCGACGGCGTCGAGATCATCATGGAAGACATCGGGGCGATGAGGGTGGAAGGCGCACCGGCCTCACCCGCGCGAACAGAGAACGCCGAAGCGAGGTCGGAGGATGCCGAGGCACAGGCTCACGGAGGCGAATCCCCTCGGAAAGCTCCTTCGCCGCTCGGCCTAGCTATCGACATCGGTACGACCACGATGGTGTTCTACCTCGTCGATCTGGATACGCGCAAGGTGATGGGCGCAACGGGCAAGGTTAACCCCCAGGCTGCCTTCGGAGCCGACGTTATCGCCCGCATCAACGCCGCCTCGACTCCCGAGGGCATGCGCATGCTCTGCGGCCTCTTGCGCACGTGCATCGATCAAGGCCGCGCGGACCTCTGCCGTACGTTCGGAGCAGATTCCTCCCGTATCGTGCGAACGGCACTTGCGGGCAACACGGTCATGGAGCACTTCGCCGCAGGACTCGATCCCTCCTCGATCGGCGTGACGCCTTTCACGCCGCGCTCCCTGTTCGGCGCAGAGCTTTCTCTCTATTCGGAAAACGAAGGCGCATCGGAAAACGCGTACTTTGCTCCTGCGGTCGCAGGCTACGTAGGCGGCGACATCACGGCCGGCTTGCACGTTTCGGGGATGGCACAACGCGAAGAAGTGCAGCTCTTCATCGATATCGGCACCAACGGTGAGATGGCTTTGGGAAATCGCACACGCATGCTGTGCTGCGCCACGGCAGCCGGCCCCGCATTCGAAGGCGCTTCCATCACTTTCGGCATGCCCGCCATGCCGGGAGCCATCGCACAAGCGTCCCTCACCGAAAAGGGCTTCGACATCGAAACGATCGATGGCAAGAAGCCCCTCGGGCTATGCGGATCGGGCCTGCTTGATGCTGTGGCCTGCCTGGTGGAAGCGGGTATCGTCGATGAGACCGGCTACCTTTCGAGTAAAGACGAAGTCGAAGCAACGTTTGCGCACCTCATCGGAGAAGAGCACGGCCAAACCGTTTGCTACCTCGACGCCGAACGCCGCGTCTATCTGACCCAGAAAGACATTCGCTGCGTGCAGCTTGCAAAGGCCGCATTTCGTGCCGGCATCGAGACGATGATGGAAACGTATGGCGTGGGCTGCGGCGATATCGACACCGTCTTTCTTGCGGGAGGTTTCGGCATGCATATGCGCCCCGCAAGCGCCGAGCGGATCGGGCTCATTCCGCCCGCATTGGGCAACCGGATCACCGCTTTGGGCAACGCTGCGGGCAAAGGTGCCGTTGAAGCGTTGTTCGACGAGGGAAAGCAGGGCATCGAGCAGGTAGCAACGAGATGCGAATACCTCGAACTGTCGTGCAGCCCCCTGTTCAACGAGCGCTACATCGAAGCTATGGAGTTCGGCGACTGA
- a CDS encoding 4Fe-4S dicluster domain-containing protein produces the protein MKGILINYEYCTGCHSCEVACRNELGLSKGEYGIKLTEVGPYEYSTDIKADTPYEWVYNPTITKACNLCAERTAEGKLPSCVQACQAWVMYYDDIEELAKKMDGKTRWALYSPLQA, from the coding sequence ATGAAAGGCATTCTCATCAACTACGAATACTGCACCGGTTGCCACTCCTGCGAAGTCGCATGTCGCAACGAACTCGGCCTCTCGAAAGGCGAATACGGCATCAAGCTCACCGAAGTGGGCCCGTACGAGTATTCGACCGATATCAAGGCCGATACGCCCTACGAATGGGTGTACAACCCCACGATCACCAAAGCCTGCAACCTGTGCGCCGAGCGTACAGCCGAAGGAAAGCTCCCTTCGTGCGTCCAGGCATGCCAGGCATGGGTCATGTACTACGACGACATCGAAGAGCTCGCGAAGAAGATGGACGGCAAGACGCGCTGGGCACTCTACAGCCCGCTTCAAGCCTAA
- a CDS encoding oxidoreductase, which translates to MRYRTLFEPVSIAEVELPNRFAMCAMGPMGLGDAEGGFTQRGVDYYVERAKGGTGLIITGVTHAANNVEVHEYPSTPSATINPPHFIRTAREMTERIHAYGSSIFLQLSAGFGRVFAEMAPGELPVSASPIQNRWFDVACRPLAVDEIRDIVRQCGQAARIAKDAGFDGVQIHAVHEGYLLDQFAISFFNQRTDEYGGTLENRLRFAREVCEEIKRECGSGFPVTLRYSPKSFIKDWREGALPGEAFEEKGRDVAEGVEAARLLASYGYDALDVDVGCYDAWWWNHPPMYQEKGLYRTYAKIVKEAVDVPVICAGRMDDPDRALAAVEDGTCDIVGLARPLLADPQYVNKLRADDVAGIRPCLSCHEGCLGRMIRYKNISCAVNPACARERYAQLVPAFEKKRIVVVGGGPAGMEVARVCTARGHDVVLYEARDHLGGNLVCGGVPDFKEDDRALVAWYVEQLKRLGTDVRLSTPMTAETLAKETCDHIVVATGALPKAFPLGDGVAVFGAEEVLLEKADPGSDVAVIGGGLVGCELALWLAKQGRRVTIVEALEDILALNGPLCPSNFEMLRLLLVQQGVDIVVQARATAFEAGELTVETPEGSRTVTATGVVECVGYTENDALYEACRYGKPAVHKIGDARTVANIMNALWDAYELGSSL; encoded by the coding sequence ATGCGCTATCGAACTTTGTTCGAGCCGGTGTCCATCGCCGAAGTTGAACTGCCGAACCGTTTCGCCATGTGCGCCATGGGTCCCATGGGCTTAGGCGATGCAGAGGGAGGCTTCACGCAGCGCGGCGTCGATTACTACGTGGAGCGCGCGAAGGGCGGCACGGGACTCATCATCACGGGTGTGACGCATGCTGCCAACAACGTCGAAGTGCACGAGTATCCTTCGACGCCCTCAGCGACCATCAATCCGCCTCATTTCATCCGAACGGCGCGCGAGATGACCGAGCGCATCCATGCATACGGATCGAGCATCTTCCTGCAACTTTCCGCAGGGTTCGGACGCGTTTTCGCCGAAATGGCGCCGGGGGAGCTTCCCGTTTCTGCCTCGCCGATCCAGAACCGCTGGTTCGATGTTGCCTGCCGCCCCCTCGCGGTAGACGAGATACGCGACATCGTGCGGCAATGCGGTCAGGCGGCGCGCATCGCCAAAGATGCCGGGTTCGACGGCGTGCAGATACACGCCGTGCACGAGGGCTACCTGCTCGACCAGTTCGCCATCTCGTTCTTCAACCAGCGAACCGACGAGTACGGCGGAACGCTTGAAAACCGTCTGCGTTTCGCACGTGAAGTATGCGAGGAGATCAAGCGAGAATGCGGGAGCGGTTTTCCCGTTACGCTGCGCTATTCTCCGAAAAGCTTCATCAAAGATTGGCGCGAAGGCGCCTTGCCGGGCGAAGCGTTCGAGGAGAAGGGGCGCGACGTCGCCGAAGGCGTTGAGGCTGCACGGCTCTTGGCGAGCTACGGCTACGATGCGCTCGATGTCGATGTGGGTTGCTACGACGCCTGGTGGTGGAACCATCCGCCGATGTACCAGGAAAAGGGGCTTTACCGCACCTACGCGAAGATAGTGAAGGAGGCTGTGGACGTTCCGGTCATATGCGCGGGCCGCATGGACGATCCCGACAGGGCGCTCGCAGCCGTGGAGGACGGCACCTGCGACATCGTGGGATTGGCGCGCCCGCTTCTGGCCGATCCCCAGTACGTGAACAAGCTGCGCGCCGACGACGTGGCGGGTATCCGCCCGTGCCTTTCATGCCACGAAGGCTGCCTTGGGCGCATGATCCGCTACAAGAACATCTCGTGCGCGGTCAACCCCGCATGCGCGCGCGAACGGTATGCGCAGCTCGTACCTGCGTTCGAGAAGAAGCGCATCGTGGTAGTGGGCGGCGGTCCCGCTGGAATGGAGGTCGCGCGCGTATGCACGGCGCGCGGCCATGATGTGGTGCTGTACGAAGCACGCGACCATCTGGGCGGAAACCTCGTGTGCGGCGGCGTCCCCGACTTCAAGGAGGACGATCGGGCGCTTGTCGCCTGGTATGTCGAGCAGCTGAAGCGTCTGGGCACAGACGTGCGGCTGAGCACGCCGATGACGGCGGAAACGCTTGCGAAGGAGACGTGCGATCATATCGTCGTCGCGACGGGGGCGCTTCCCAAGGCGTTTCCCCTCGGAGACGGTGTAGCGGTGTTCGGCGCCGAGGAAGTGCTGCTTGAGAAGGCGGACCCTGGAAGCGATGTCGCGGTGATCGGGGGCGGCCTCGTGGGATGCGAGCTCGCTCTGTGGCTTGCCAAGCAGGGCCGACGGGTGACGATCGTCGAGGCGCTTGAGGATATCCTTGCGCTCAACGGGCCTTTGTGTCCGAGCAATTTCGAAATGCTGCGCTTGCTGCTCGTGCAGCAGGGGGTCGACATCGTCGTCCAAGCGCGCGCGACGGCGTTCGAGGCAGGCGAGCTTACGGTGGAAACCCCCGAAGGAAGCAGGACCGTCACCGCAACGGGCGTGGTGGAATGCGTCGGGTATACCGAGAACGACGCGCTGTACGAGGCGTGCCGCTACGGCAAGCCCGCCGTGCACAAGATAGGAGACGCGCGCACGGTGGCGAACATCATGAACGCCCTATGGGACGCCTACGAGCTGGGAAGCTCGCTGTAG
- a CDS encoding uroporphyrinogen decarboxylase family protein — MLTKRQNLLECIHGGNPDRYVNQYEALGLVMASPLSDYSHRDTEHYIIDAWGCYQMQIEGQPGLFPMHDAEHRVITDITEWRNQVNVPGAVDDPSFWEPVAARAEAIDRTEQFVCSAIIPGIFERVHHLCEITEALVNFYEEPEEMHALIDEIVDWELRLAEAHIKYVKPDALFHHDDWGTQISTFMAPEMFEEFLLEPYKQVYGYYKDHGVELIVHHSDSFGETLVPYMIDMGIDIWQGTLRSTNDIPKLVDTYGDRIAFMGGIESQIIDKPDWTEGEVREEVERALSEINRTKGFIPCLTAGLNDSGYPGVYDAVSQIIDECSKRDFA; from the coding sequence ATGCTTACGAAACGCCAGAACCTGCTTGAATGCATTCACGGAGGCAATCCCGACCGGTACGTTAACCAGTACGAGGCGCTGGGGCTCGTCATGGCGAGTCCCTTGAGCGATTATTCGCACCGGGATACCGAACACTACATCATCGATGCTTGGGGCTGTTACCAGATGCAGATCGAAGGGCAGCCAGGGTTGTTCCCGATGCACGATGCGGAGCACCGTGTCATCACCGACATCACTGAATGGCGCAACCAGGTGAACGTACCGGGGGCTGTCGACGATCCTTCGTTCTGGGAGCCCGTTGCGGCGCGCGCTGAGGCCATCGACCGCACCGAGCAGTTCGTATGCAGCGCTATCATCCCCGGCATCTTCGAGCGTGTGCACCATCTGTGTGAAATCACCGAAGCGCTCGTCAATTTCTACGAGGAGCCTGAAGAGATGCACGCTCTCATTGACGAGATCGTAGATTGGGAACTGCGCTTGGCCGAGGCGCACATCAAGTACGTGAAGCCCGACGCACTGTTCCATCACGACGACTGGGGCACTCAGATATCCACGTTCATGGCGCCCGAAATGTTCGAGGAGTTTTTGCTCGAACCCTACAAGCAGGTATACGGCTACTACAAGGACCACGGCGTTGAGCTGATCGTGCACCATTCCGACAGCTTCGGCGAGACGCTCGTGCCTTACATGATCGATATGGGCATCGATATCTGGCAGGGAACGCTGCGCTCGACCAACGACATTCCGAAGCTCGTGGATACCTACGGCGATAGGATCGCTTTCATGGGCGGCATCGAGTCGCAGATCATCGACAAACCCGATTGGACCGAAGGGGAGGTACGCGAGGAGGTGGAGCGAGCCCTGTCCGAAATAAACCGCACGAAGGGCTTCATCCCGTGCCTTACGGCCGGCCTGAACGACAGCGGTTATCCGGGGGTCTACGATGCCGTGAGCCAAATCATCGACGAGTGCTCGAAGCGGGATTTCGCATAG
- a CDS encoding molybdopterin-dependent oxidoreductase: protein MADYKEYMDKLDRKAYHEGEWQWQEGDFTVTRTTHWSPPGCHMGCGVLLYTKDNKLEKVEGDPLNAVANGKLCMRCLDMPEAVNHPDRLKYPMRRAGERGEGTWERISWDEAYDEITEKVLKIKEEHGSQSIVVVHGTGRNIGWQVPYFASACMETPNVSTFGFTGFACYLPRMIGTSAKYGDMIIVDASQAHYNRYASEDWQAPGVILVWGNEPIKSNADGFLGHWLVQCVQMGSKIISVDPRLTWWGARAAYWLPVRPGTDAVVAMAMLNVIIAEDLYDHDFVDCWTYGFELLAERVADKTPEWASPICEVDPEALRGAARLIATSSSCACQWGLAFEQQIAALGVTEAVADIMAITGNIDNPGGNALYRCAFLIEKRYGLGDEYIDPEVYAKKLIPATSGINESNIVSCADTDAILAAIETGEPYSIEMFWIQSSNALACASMDPARTRAALMKVPFIVVADPFMTPTAQALADIVLPVAMSCERNSCRTWWTPVRTMVKVTDYYEAKSDEQICLELGKRIKPEHWPWKDDKEWCTWYLTDQLNPNGTEYDRTWEDTVQNPSENSCNGTAYWDWDATYHKYEKGMLRPDGQPGFNTPTGRIELWSFGYDHWGVDPLPYHIEPPESPLSTPETFKEFPIILSGGGRSFEFFHSEHRQLPTMREFHPWPLIMVNPADCEKYGVQDGEWIWVENSRGARFKQKVKETIEVQPGRVHAEHGWWFPEQEGAEPNFYGTYDSNLNNMTEAFRTGQGGIGSAIKSMLCKIYPCQEGDVLPHEVIAEKGDFAEYEPGKPYKPVEEPVVTVMN, encoded by the coding sequence ATGGCCGATTACAAGGAGTATATGGATAAGCTTGATAGAAAAGCTTACCATGAAGGCGAGTGGCAGTGGCAAGAGGGGGATTTCACCGTTACCCGCACAACGCACTGGTCGCCCCCCGGCTGCCACATGGGATGCGGTGTCCTCTTGTACACTAAGGACAACAAACTCGAAAAAGTCGAGGGCGACCCGCTCAACGCCGTAGCGAACGGCAAGCTGTGCATGCGCTGCCTCGACATGCCCGAAGCCGTCAACCACCCCGATCGCCTGAAATACCCGATGAGGCGTGCGGGCGAGCGCGGCGAGGGTACATGGGAGCGCATCAGCTGGGACGAGGCGTACGACGAGATCACCGAAAAGGTGCTCAAGATCAAGGAGGAGCACGGTTCGCAGTCGATCGTGGTCGTACACGGCACCGGCCGCAACATCGGCTGGCAAGTGCCCTACTTCGCCTCCGCCTGCATGGAAACGCCGAACGTCTCCACGTTCGGATTCACCGGCTTCGCCTGCTACCTGCCCCGCATGATCGGCACCTCGGCCAAATACGGCGACATGATCATCGTCGATGCATCGCAGGCGCACTACAACCGTTATGCAAGCGAAGATTGGCAGGCGCCGGGCGTGATCCTCGTTTGGGGCAACGAGCCCATCAAATCGAATGCCGATGGATTCTTGGGCCACTGGCTCGTGCAGTGCGTGCAGATGGGCTCCAAAATCATCTCCGTCGACCCGCGTCTGACGTGGTGGGGCGCTCGTGCTGCCTACTGGCTGCCGGTACGTCCCGGCACCGACGCCGTCGTCGCTATGGCCATGCTCAACGTCATTATCGCCGAAGACCTCTACGACCACGATTTCGTCGATTGCTGGACGTACGGTTTCGAACTTCTGGCTGAGCGCGTAGCCGACAAGACGCCCGAATGGGCGAGCCCCATCTGCGAAGTCGATCCCGAAGCGCTGCGTGGTGCGGCGCGGCTCATCGCCACGTCGTCAAGCTGCGCATGCCAATGGGGCCTCGCGTTCGAACAGCAGATTGCCGCGCTCGGCGTGACCGAGGCGGTCGCCGACATCATGGCTATCACCGGCAACATCGACAACCCCGGCGGCAATGCGCTGTACCGCTGCGCGTTCCTCATTGAAAAGCGCTACGGCCTCGGCGACGAGTACATCGACCCGGAGGTGTACGCGAAGAAGCTCATCCCCGCCACCTCGGGTATCAACGAATCGAATATCGTCTCGTGCGCCGACACCGATGCCATCTTAGCCGCCATCGAAACGGGAGAGCCCTACTCGATCGAAATGTTCTGGATCCAGAGTTCGAACGCGCTCGCCTGCGCCTCGATGGACCCCGCCCGCACCCGCGCAGCTCTCATGAAAGTCCCGTTCATCGTGGTGGCAGATCCCTTCATGACGCCGACTGCGCAAGCCCTCGCCGACATCGTTTTACCCGTCGCCATGAGCTGCGAGCGCAATTCGTGCCGCACGTGGTGGACACCTGTACGCACGATGGTGAAGGTGACCGATTACTACGAGGCGAAATCCGACGAGCAGATCTGTCTCGAACTCGGCAAGCGCATCAAGCCCGAGCACTGGCCGTGGAAAGACGACAAAGAATGGTGCACCTGGTACCTGACCGACCAACTCAATCCCAACGGAACCGAATACGACCGAACCTGGGAGGACACGGTTCAGAACCCAAGCGAGAACAGCTGCAACGGCACCGCGTACTGGGATTGGGATGCAACGTATCACAAGTACGAAAAAGGCATGCTGCGCCCCGACGGCCAGCCCGGCTTCAACACCCCCACCGGCCGCATAGAGCTGTGGTCGTTCGGCTACGACCACTGGGGCGTCGATCCGCTTCCTTATCACATCGAACCGCCCGAGAGTCCGCTTTCGACCCCCGAAACGTTCAAAGAGTTCCCCATCATCCTTTCGGGCGGCGGCCGCTCGTTCGAGTTCTTCCATTCCGAGCACCGTCAACTGCCCACCATGCGCGAGTTCCACCCGTGGCCGCTCATCATGGTGAACCCCGCCGATTGCGAGAAGTACGGCGTACAAGACGGCGAATGGATTTGGGTGGAGAACAGCCGCGGCGCCCGCTTCAAGCAGAAAGTCAAGGAAACGATCGAGGTGCAGCCGGGACGCGTGCATGCCGAGCACGGCTGGTGGTTCCCCGAGCAAGAAGGCGCTGAGCCGAACTTCTACGGCACATACGATTCCAACCTCAACAACATGACCGAGGCATTCCGCACCGGACAGGGCGGCATCGGATCGGCCATCAAGAGCATGCTCTGCAAGATCTACCCGTGCCAGGAAGGCGATGTGCTTCCGCATGAGGTGATCGCCGAGAAAGGCGACTTCGCCGAATACGAGCCCGGCAAGCCGTACAAACCGGTCGAAGAGCCCGTCGTGACCGTGATGAACTAA